From one Lycium ferocissimum isolate CSIRO_LF1 chromosome 5, AGI_CSIRO_Lferr_CH_V1, whole genome shotgun sequence genomic stretch:
- the LOC132057645 gene encoding protein MAIN-LIKE 1-like produces MSGQNRVKISALCTYLEAEPPVEANTQQDVVDRHDRLYLLIIFRGILFPNSSSVFVSLRYLVFLEHLDRLGDYSWGGAVLAYLYRYLCRASIGAVSDVCGFFALLQLFIWTPYAVILDGLPAFCRPGQGVWRSRCPLIHLDIVEDHMPEHVLRQFGHTQSIPPDVRHEFRHYQRDDRAAVDDAFRAFMGVQLHRWQHRLALLAVVGHLTPIQDYMRWYHRITRRLIDNPALRSARDVGYSTLVGDEALATGGRTMITHIGVRAYVLPRACGACNGDGTDI; encoded by the exons ATGTCGGGACAGAATCGGGTGAAGATTAGTGCACTCTGCACTTATTTGGAGGCAGAGCCTCCTGTTGAGGCCAACACTCAGCAGGACGTTGTTGATCGTCATGATCGTTTATACCTGCTTATTATATTCAggggcatcttgttcccgaaTTCATCGAGTGTCTTTGTCAGTTTACGATATTTGGTTTTCTTGGAGCATCTGGACCGCTTGGGAGACTACAGTTGGGGCGGTGCTGTTTTGGCATACCTTTACAGATACCTATGCCGAGCGTCTATTGGTGCTGTTAGcgatgtgtgtggattttttgctcttctccag ctatttatatggacgccgtacGCTGTTATATTGGATGGGTTGCCGGCCTTTTGCAGGCCAGGTCAGGGGGTGTGgaggtcgcggtgtccattgatacacctgGACATCGTTGAGGACCATATGCCCGAGCACGTCTTACGACAGTTTGGGCATACACAGAGTATACCCCCTGATGTTCGTCATGAGTTTCGACACTACCAGCGGGACGATAGGGCCGCCGTTGATGATGCATTTCGGGCTTTCATGGGTGTCCAACTCCACCGTTGGCAGCACAGGTTGGCACTTTTAGCGGTGGTCGGCCATTTGACTCCCATTCAGGATTACATGCGTTGGTATCATCGAATCACACGCCGATTGATCGACAACCCAGCTTTGCGTTCCGCAAGGGATGTAGGATACTCAACACTCGTGGGCGACGAGGCATTAGCTa CTGGTGGCCGTACAATGATTACGCATAttggggttagagcatatgTCTTACCCCGGGCTTGTGGGGCTTGCAACGGAGATGGTACGGATATCT
- the LOC132056453 gene encoding protein phosphatase 2C 51-like: MIDNLKSMSPATEKGCRLAALMEPSGLADVDLNEKRQNLTRRKRLNVRRLNLLCSTPYYKKKKTDNINTVTDGFVTDNQVQLGTSSEVIKKVRERLVTCWSHGSISLIGRRREMEDAVAVKLGLLTKGSKKYDYFGVYDGHGGSRVAHACRDFLHRLVIQQVMEEDNDDDEEENSIINWEKVMKESFRKMDEEVSEEAGEMATMGSTAVVAVVGQEEVIVANCGDSRAVLSRAGVAVPLSTDHKPDRPDELDRIENSGGKVINWNGQRVLGVLATSRSIGDMYLKPYVIPDPEVMVSKISDADEFLVLASDGLWDVIPNDVACDVTRRCLNGQMRRFSQQRKSHNVDARDEQSSEVVKESLAAQAASFLAELAIARGSRDNISVIVIELNRSVCSTNE; this comes from the exons ATGATCGATAATCTCAAAAGTATGTCCCCGGCAACCGAAAAAGGTTGCAGATTAGCGGCGTTAATGGAGCCCAGTGGACTAGCAGACGTAGATTTGAATGAGAAGCGGCAAAATTTAACTCGACGAAAGAGATTAAATGTACGTCGGTTGAACCTGTTGTGCAGTACGCCGTattacaagaagaaaaaaacagatAACATTAATACAGTAACTGATGGTTTCGTTACTGATAATCAAGTTCAACTGGGGACATCAAGTGAAGTGATCAAAAAAGTAAGGGAGAGGTTGGTCACGTGCTGGTCACATGGGTCGATATCGTTGATAGGTCGAAGACGGGAAATGGAAGATGCAGTGGCAGTGAAGCTAGGGTTACTGACAAAAGGTAGTAAAAAGTATGATTATTTTGGAGTTTATGATGGGCATGGAGGGTCACGTGTAGCGCACGCGTGTCGTGATTTTTTGCACCGTTTGGTTATACAGCAAGTTATGGAagaagataatgatgatgatgaggaggaGAATAGTATTATTAATTGGGAGAAAGTGATGAAGGAGAGTTTTCGTAAGATGGACGAAGAGGTGAGCGAGGAAGCTGGAGAAATGGCGACGATGGGATCAACGGCGGTGGTAGCGGTGGTGGGACAAGAGGAAGTTATTGTTGCAAATTGTGGGGATTCAAGAGCTGTTCTTTCACGTGCTGGAGTTGCAGTGCCTTTGTCTACTGATCATAAG CCTGACAGACCTGATGAGCTGGATAGAATTGAAAATTCAGGTGGGAAAGTCATAAATTGGAATGGACAAAGGGTATTAGGAGTTCTTGCTACTTCAAGATCCATAG GTGATATGTACCTCAAACCATACGTGATACCAGATCCTGAAGTGATGGTGAGCAAAATAAGTGATGCAGATGAGTTCTTAGTACTTGCAAGTGATGGTTTATGGGATGTTATTCCAAATGATGTTGCGTGTGACGTTACAAGAAGATGCTTGAATGGTCAAATGAGGAGGTTCTCCCAACAGAGAAAATCCCATAATGTAGATGCAAGAGATGAGCAATCAAGTGAAGTGGTGAAAGAAAGTCTCGCCGCACAGGCAGCTTCGTTCCTTGCAGAATTAGCAATTGCTCGGGGTAGTAGGGATAACATCAGTGTAATTGTCATTGAGTTGAACAGGTCTGTATGCTCAACTAATGAGTGA